A window of Gemmatimonadota bacterium contains these coding sequences:
- a CDS encoding HDIG domain-containing metalloprotein, protein MSEPQESIWPWGLVHHGGRLALLALTALLFQNLFPVAPAPDFPVLERGMVADEDVIAEVAFDVPKSGQELAADQAEAAASATPVFDVVPSSVDSLTMGVDRFFSSVDSIVDAAVDPAARDRALAALLSSYQFAATDQVVALLVARNRRDGVRSAIDTAARQDLPRGYAAAAELSSRANRPRVLLRDGADERLVPPDSVRTGSDFFDAIPRYMRARGDGTAVAFAREVTVRFFQPSIRFNAIATENQQQRLRAAVPTTKDQVLAGERIVAAHEQVDAAVVDKLAAYRGRLDELDRLEGSGSWSRQTGRFLFDVLLLGMFGVLLYFFRTAVYTDLRHVLVIALLTLILGSAASIVASAGWSMILVPIALPVLIIAALWDGRLALSFALIMAILLSTQAPFVGVSPLFTMVLAGAAAAMTVRVVLRRSQTWVFFSVIAAAYAVAGIVLTMLRGLPLASVLDAVGWGAANAAGSAVLAMALLPLFESYTRITTDQTLLELSDLNRPLLKRLALEAPGTYAHSVNVAHLAETAARAIDANPLLARVGAYYHDVGKVVKPQYFIENQPPGRNPHDRLKPATSASMVRNHVLEGIRLGGEGKLPDSVKAFIKEHHGTQLISFFYDQAKASEPGLEPDPRVFRYPGPTPQSRETAILMLADSVESATRVLSDPTPERIRGVVDQIVDAKMSQHQLDESPLTLGDLRAVREVLVTALSNMHHQRIDYPNGVRADGAAAREEDDGEAASGPDSEAASAAGAKGGASAPVSG, encoded by the coding sequence ATGAGCGAGCCACAGGAGTCGATCTGGCCGTGGGGGCTGGTGCACCACGGAGGCCGGCTCGCCCTGCTGGCGCTTACGGCGCTTCTTTTCCAGAACCTCTTCCCGGTCGCCCCGGCTCCGGACTTCCCGGTCCTGGAGCGCGGCATGGTCGCCGACGAGGACGTCATCGCCGAGGTCGCGTTCGACGTCCCCAAGTCGGGCCAGGAGTTGGCCGCCGACCAGGCGGAGGCCGCTGCGTCGGCCACCCCGGTGTTCGACGTGGTCCCCTCGTCGGTGGACTCGCTCACCATGGGGGTAGACCGCTTCTTCTCCTCCGTGGACTCGATCGTCGATGCGGCGGTCGACCCCGCGGCCCGCGACCGTGCGCTGGCGGCGCTGCTGTCCTCGTACCAGTTCGCGGCGACGGACCAGGTGGTGGCGCTGCTGGTCGCGCGCAATCGCCGCGACGGCGTACGGAGCGCCATAGACACCGCCGCCCGTCAGGATTTGCCGCGCGGCTACGCGGCCGCGGCGGAACTCAGCAGCCGCGCCAACAGGCCGCGCGTCCTCCTGCGAGACGGAGCCGATGAGCGCCTGGTGCCGCCCGACTCCGTCCGCACCGGCTCGGACTTCTTCGACGCCATTCCGCGATACATGCGCGCCCGCGGCGACGGCACCGCGGTGGCGTTCGCCCGGGAGGTCACGGTTCGGTTCTTCCAGCCGAGCATCCGCTTCAACGCCATCGCCACGGAGAACCAGCAGCAGCGCCTGCGGGCGGCGGTCCCCACCACCAAGGACCAGGTCCTGGCCGGCGAGCGCATCGTGGCGGCCCACGAACAGGTCGACGCGGCCGTGGTCGACAAGCTCGCGGCCTACCGTGGTCGCCTGGACGAGCTGGACCGGCTGGAGGGAAGCGGGAGCTGGTCCCGCCAGACGGGTCGCTTCCTGTTCGACGTGCTGCTGCTGGGGATGTTCGGCGTGTTGCTGTACTTCTTCCGGACGGCGGTATACACGGACCTGCGTCACGTCCTGGTGATCGCGCTCCTGACGCTGATTCTGGGCTCCGCGGCGTCCATAGTCGCGTCGGCCGGCTGGTCCATGATTCTGGTGCCGATCGCGCTGCCGGTGCTGATCATCGCGGCGCTGTGGGATGGCCGGCTGGCCCTCAGCTTCGCGCTGATCATGGCGATTCTGCTGTCCACGCAGGCGCCCTTCGTGGGGGTGTCGCCGCTATTCACCATGGTGCTGGCGGGCGCCGCGGCGGCGATGACGGTTCGGGTGGTCCTGCGTCGCTCGCAGACCTGGGTGTTCTTCTCGGTGATCGCCGCGGCCTATGCGGTCGCCGGCATCGTGCTGACGATGCTGCGCGGATTGCCCCTCGCGTCGGTGCTGGATGCGGTGGGCTGGGGCGCCGCGAACGCCGCGGGCAGCGCCGTCCTGGCGATGGCCTTGCTGCCCCTTTTTGAAAGTTACACGCGCATCACGACAGATCAGACACTACTTGAACTGAGCGATCTCAATCGACCGCTACTAAAGCGTTTGGCCCTTGAAGCACCGGGAACGTATGCGCATTCGGTCAACGTGGCGCACCTGGCGGAGACCGCGGCGCGGGCGATCGACGCCAACCCACTGCTGGCGCGGGTCGGGGCCTACTACCACGACGTGGGCAAGGTGGTCAAGCCGCAGTACTTCATCGAGAACCAGCCGCCGGGACGCAACCCGCACGACAGGCTGAAGCCGGCCACCTCCGCGTCGATGGTGCGCAACCACGTGCTGGAGGGAATCCGACTGGGAGGCGAGGGCAAGCTGCCGGATTCCGTGAAGGCGTTCATCAAGGAGCACCACGGTACGCAACTGATCAGCTTCTTCTACGATCAGGCGAAGGCGTCCGAGCCCGGGCTCGAGCCCGACCCGCGCGTGTTCCGCTATCCGGGTCCCACGCCGCAATCGCGCGAGACCGCGATCCTCATGCTCGCCGACTCGGTGGAATCGGCCACGCGCGTGCTGTCGGACCCGACGCCCGAGCGCATCCGGGGCGTCGTGGATCAGATCGTGGACGCCAAGATGAGCCAGCATCAACTGGACGAGTCCCCGCTCACGCTGGGGGATCTGCGCGCCGTGCGCGAGGTGCTCGTGACCGCGCTCAGCAACATGCATCACCAGCGCATCGACTACCCGAACGGCGTCCGCGCCGACGGGGCGGCCGCCAGGGAGGAGGACGACGGCGAGGCCGCGTCCGGCCCGGACTCGGAGGCCGCGAGCGCGGCGGGCGCGAAGGGCGGCGCGTCCGCCCCCGTGAGCGGGTAG